The following are from one region of the Moritella sp. 24 genome:
- a CDS encoding LysR substrate-binding domain-containing protein: MNLDNLAKIDLNLLVILQILLEEESVTRAANRLHLSQSALSKSLTRLRDTLDDPLFLRTAHGLKPTAHALQLKAQLPTILQGLYQISLPPSFIPEKSYRQFSFAMLESAYETLLPYYIGPILSQAPKLNLSIYGWDEKSLLGLQQGQIDFGITARELHPTADFRLNNLPDGIAHQRLFTDNQVCLVRSGHPMLASIHAGNWDVEAYLNMSHVQVRCEGNDWWLLDYQLAESGQHRHICATLPDFYGAASVCAHSDLVFTLPSSFVPHAQKLYDLVELTLPINFSSLVYVLLWHKRNNDEPGHKWVRDMICQNVEGAME; the protein is encoded by the coding sequence GTGAATTTAGATAATCTTGCCAAAATAGATTTAAACCTATTAGTTATCTTGCAGATCTTGCTTGAAGAAGAAAGCGTCACTCGTGCTGCAAATCGCTTGCACCTCAGCCAGTCTGCACTCAGTAAGAGTCTCACCCGATTACGTGATACCTTAGATGACCCATTATTTTTACGTACAGCACACGGACTCAAACCAACTGCGCATGCGTTGCAGTTAAAAGCGCAACTGCCAACCATACTGCAGGGCCTGTATCAGATCAGCTTACCACCGAGTTTTATTCCCGAAAAAAGTTATCGACAGTTCTCGTTTGCGATGCTTGAAAGTGCGTATGAAACATTGCTGCCTTATTATATCGGCCCTATTTTGTCACAAGCACCTAAGCTTAATTTAAGCATTTATGGCTGGGATGAAAAATCCTTGCTCGGCTTGCAGCAAGGGCAAATTGATTTCGGTATCACCGCAAGAGAACTGCATCCTACGGCTGATTTCCGTCTGAATAATTTACCCGATGGTATTGCTCATCAACGTTTATTTACTGACAACCAAGTATGCCTTGTCCGTAGTGGACATCCGATGTTAGCGAGTATTCATGCTGGGAATTGGGATGTTGAAGCTTACTTAAATATGTCGCATGTACAGGTGCGTTGCGAAGGTAATGATTGGTGGTTATTGGATTATCAGTTAGCAGAATCAGGTCAACATCGTCATATCTGTGCCACATTACCGGACTTTTATGGGGCTGCGAGTGTTTGTGCACACAGTGATTTAGTTTTTACTTTACCGTCTAGCTTTGTCCCACATGCGCAGAAATTATATGATCTCGTTGAGTTAACGTTACCGATCAATTTTTCTTCATTAGTTTATGTATTGCTGTGGCACAAACGTAATAATGATGAACCGGGGCATAAGTGGGTAAGAGATATGATTTGCCAAAATGTTGAAGGGGCGATGGAATGA
- a CDS encoding OmpP1/FadL family transporter — protein sequence MTKKMVLTTLAISCALATTSHSVSAAGFQISEHSASGLGRAFAGEAAIADNAATLARNPASLSMLEGTQVSNGITYIDPNVQVEFSKGQFVDAVEDSAAPYALVPSAFMSHQLNDKFTIGFGSYADFGLASDYSDEVNEEFGAIAGDTAITVVNLNTSLAYQINEHFAIGASGSILLAKAELNRYSNMAKLVSDSNVLASMEGQGIGFGYKVGGLYKLNENHRWGIAYTGASDIDMEGEFTGVQANTDNGLLDYVEGIDGELTLNLPSILEISGYHQLTDQFAMHYSWVRTGWSSFEEILATSVNGECSTKGQDDNVCLQKTEDWKDSNRYAVGATYQVNDNWAVRSGVAYDETPTDEHLTASIPDSNRIWYSAGMSYYTGQHAFDLGVTYLVGEDGTVSEEEGQYFKVTKSTAMLYAVQYSYTFE from the coding sequence ATGACTAAAAAAATGGTGTTAACAACACTTGCAATAAGCTGTGCACTAGCGACGACATCTCACTCTGTATCAGCGGCAGGTTTTCAAATTTCAGAACACTCAGCTTCTGGATTAGGACGCGCCTTTGCAGGTGAAGCAGCCATTGCCGATAACGCCGCTACATTAGCGCGTAATCCAGCCTCATTAAGCATGTTAGAAGGTACTCAAGTATCAAACGGTATTACTTATATCGATCCAAATGTACAAGTTGAGTTTAGTAAAGGCCAGTTTGTCGATGCAGTTGAAGACTCAGCAGCACCCTATGCTCTAGTGCCAAGTGCATTTATGAGTCACCAACTAAATGACAAATTTACAATTGGTTTTGGTTCGTATGCTGATTTTGGTTTAGCGTCTGATTATAGCGATGAAGTAAACGAAGAATTTGGTGCTATCGCAGGTGATACTGCGATCACAGTAGTTAACTTAAATACAAGTTTGGCCTATCAAATTAATGAACACTTCGCTATTGGCGCTAGTGGTAGCATCTTATTGGCTAAGGCGGAGCTTAACCGTTATTCCAACATGGCAAAATTAGTCAGCGACAGTAACGTACTAGCAAGTATGGAAGGTCAAGGTATCGGCTTTGGTTATAAAGTCGGTGGCTTATACAAACTAAATGAAAACCATCGTTGGGGTATTGCTTATACAGGCGCATCCGATATCGATATGGAAGGTGAATTTACTGGTGTTCAAGCAAACACAGATAATGGCCTACTAGATTATGTCGAAGGTATTGACGGTGAATTAACCCTAAACCTACCTTCTATTTTAGAAATTTCAGGTTACCACCAACTAACCGATCAGTTTGCGATGCATTACAGCTGGGTACGCACAGGTTGGAGTTCGTTTGAAGAAATCTTAGCTACCTCTGTTAATGGTGAATGCAGCACCAAAGGTCAAGATGATAATGTTTGCTTACAAAAAACTGAAGATTGGAAAGACTCAAACCGTTACGCAGTTGGTGCAACTTATCAAGTAAATGATAACTGGGCGGTACGCTCTGGTGTTGCTTATGATGAGACCCCTACCGATGAACACCTAACAGCAAGTATCCCTGATTCAAATCGTATCTGGTATTCAGCAGGTATGTCTTATTACACAGGTCAACACGCCTTTGATCTTGGTGTCACTTACCTTGTAGGTGAAGACGGTACAGTTTCTGAAGAAGAAGGTCAGTACTTCAAAGTAACTAAAAGTACAGCCATGCTTTACGCGGTTCAATACTCTTATACTTTCGAATAA
- a CDS encoding DUF1127 domain-containing protein, with protein sequence MRHSIYLHLAVLFVRADIRREERVWLAKVRRAKNEIPLGNTYLLKDIGLNADGRPLCSSAPRDVAATRRVRHLRRACRLKIAT encoded by the coding sequence ATGCGTCATTCAATCTATTTACACCTTGCGGTTTTATTTGTTCGTGCCGATATTCGTCGTGAAGAGCGCGTGTGGTTAGCAAAAGTCCGTCGTGCAAAAAATGAAATCCCACTGGGTAATACTTACCTGCTAAAAGACATCGGTTTGAATGCAGATGGACGTCCACTGTGCAGCTCGGCACCTCGTGATGTAGCTGCGACACGTCGTGTGCGTCATCTTCGCCGCGCTTGCCGATTGAAAATAGCAACGTAA